In Vallitalea okinawensis, the following proteins share a genomic window:
- the mtaB gene encoding tRNA (N(6)-L-threonylcarbamoyladenosine(37)-C(2))-methylthiotransferase MtaB → MKSVAFHTLGCKVNQYETEALKELFIDHEYEIKEFNEKADIYVINTCTVTNVAAKKSRQIISRAKKKNENALVIVVGCYVQNEPDQVAGLEGVNLIIGTDERNQIIEMINDFQRENELIKNVKDIKRVKTYEELKVHHNYGKTRSYIKIQDGCNQFCSYCIIPFTRGPIRSRQPDAIVEEIKQLVANGYKEVVLTGIHLASYGKDLKNINLFDIIKLVNDIDGLERIRLGSLEPTMITEEFVKGIKALDKLCPHYHLSLQSGCNKTLEEMNRKYSNEQYYNGVEILRKHLGNIALTTDIIVGFPGESEEDFLESYNFVQRVEFSEIHVFKYSPREGTKAAARNDQINGNVKEERSSKMIFLGKSMSKAYLQSFLGTSKDVLIEQVEEEGLYMGYTDNYMRVKLQSKEDDIKNKIINITLKAIKQDGNGYYLLGE, encoded by the coding sequence ATGAAAAGTGTAGCTTTTCATACTTTAGGCTGTAAAGTTAACCAATATGAGACAGAAGCTTTAAAAGAGTTATTTATAGATCATGAGTATGAGATAAAAGAATTTAATGAAAAAGCTGATATATATGTTATAAATACTTGTACCGTAACGAATGTGGCTGCAAAAAAGTCACGTCAAATTATTTCTAGAGCAAAAAAGAAGAATGAAAATGCACTTGTCATTGTTGTAGGATGTTATGTGCAGAATGAACCAGATCAAGTAGCTGGATTAGAAGGAGTTAATTTAATCATTGGTACAGACGAGCGTAATCAGATTATAGAAATGATTAATGATTTCCAAAGGGAAAATGAACTTATAAAAAATGTAAAAGATATTAAACGGGTTAAGACTTACGAGGAACTAAAGGTACATCACAATTATGGTAAAACCCGTTCATATATTAAGATTCAAGACGGTTGTAATCAATTTTGTTCCTACTGCATTATACCATTTACTCGTGGACCAATTAGAAGCAGACAGCCTGATGCCATTGTAGAGGAAATTAAACAATTGGTCGCTAATGGTTATAAGGAAGTTGTATTAACAGGAATTCACTTAGCGAGTTATGGGAAAGATTTGAAAAACATCAACTTATTCGATATAATTAAATTAGTAAATGATATCGATGGTCTGGAACGGATACGATTAGGATCTCTTGAACCTACAATGATAACTGAAGAATTTGTTAAAGGTATTAAAGCGTTGGATAAGTTATGTCCTCATTATCATCTTTCTCTTCAGAGTGGATGTAATAAAACGCTAGAAGAAATGAATAGGAAATATTCCAATGAACAATATTACAATGGGGTAGAAATATTAAGAAAACACTTGGGTAATATTGCATTGACAACGGATATTATAGTAGGGTTCCCTGGTGAGAGTGAAGAGGATTTTTTAGAATCTTATAATTTTGTTCAACGGGTAGAGTTTAGTGAGATTCATGTCTTTAAATACTCACCTCGAGAAGGTACTAAAGCCGCTGCTAGAAATGATCAAATTAATGGTAATGTAAAAGAGGAACGTAGTAGTAAAATGATTTTCCTTGGAAAATCAATGTCAAAAGCCTATTTGCAAAGTTTCCTAGGTACATCAAAAGATGTACTTATTGAACAAGTTGAAGAAGAAGGGCTTTATATGGGGTATACTGATAATTATATGCGAGTAAAATTGCAGTCCAAAGAGGACGATATAAAAAATAAAATTATCAATATTACTCTAAAGGCAATAAAACAAGATGGAAATGGATATTATTTATTAGGAGAGTGA
- a CDS encoding HPr family phosphocarrier protein: MKSVEITLNSIDKVKSFVNIISKYDTDFDLVSGRYVIDAKSIMGIFSLDLSKPIRLDIHDNEEADAVIRDIKAYVVD; this comes from the coding sequence ATGAAATCTGTGGAAATTACTTTAAACTCAATTGATAAAGTTAAATCCTTTGTAAACATTATCAGCAAATACGATACTGATTTCGATTTAGTTTCTGGAAGATATGTAATCGATGCTAAATCCATTATGGGTATTTTTAGCTTAGATTTAAGTAAACCAATTCGCTTAGATATTCATGATAACGAGGAAGCAGATGCTGTTATTAGAGATATCAAAGCATATGTTGTAGATTAA
- the thiI gene encoding tRNA uracil 4-sulfurtransferase ThiI: MNQAFLIKYGEIAIKGKNRGQFENALVDCIRYALKDIGEFDVKKEQGRLFVEAKDEVDTEVVLETLGRVFGIVGICPVTVLDTNDFEAIKDAALTYMKENYGDKNVTFKVEVRRADKRYPMNSMEIAREVGADLLKNMNNLKVDVHQPEVRLRIELRNKTYLFSKIIPGLGGMPVGSNGKAMLMLSGGIDSPVAGWMIAKRGVSLEAVYYHSHPYTTDRAKQKVIDLGKIVAKYTGGMTLHIVPFTDIQLDIYDKCPHDQLTIIMRRIMMDIAERIAKKRGAIGLITGESIGQVASQTIQSLTCTNAAVKDLPVFRPLIGFDKQDIVDISEKIGTYETSILPYEDCCTIFVAKHPVTKPKLHVIERSERKLENMEEMIIKAIEDTEVIRL; the protein is encoded by the coding sequence ATGAATCAAGCTTTCTTAATTAAGTACGGTGAGATAGCCATTAAAGGAAAAAATAGAGGCCAATTCGAAAACGCATTAGTTGATTGCATACGTTATGCTTTAAAGGATATTGGTGAATTCGATGTTAAAAAAGAACAAGGTCGCTTGTTTGTAGAAGCAAAAGATGAAGTTGATACAGAGGTAGTACTAGAAACATTAGGACGGGTCTTTGGAATCGTTGGTATTTGTCCGGTTACAGTACTTGATACAAACGATTTTGAAGCCATTAAAGATGCAGCATTAACCTATATGAAAGAAAATTATGGGGATAAGAACGTTACTTTTAAGGTTGAAGTGAGACGAGCTGATAAGAGATATCCTATGAATTCCATGGAGATTGCTAGGGAAGTTGGTGCAGATCTCTTAAAGAATATGAACAACTTAAAGGTAGATGTGCATCAGCCTGAAGTTAGATTAAGGATAGAGCTTCGTAATAAGACCTATTTATTCTCTAAAATCATACCAGGACTAGGTGGTATGCCTGTAGGATCTAATGGGAAAGCTATGTTGATGTTATCTGGCGGTATCGATAGCCCTGTAGCAGGATGGATGATTGCCAAAAGAGGTGTTTCATTAGAGGCAGTTTATTATCATAGTCACCCTTATACTACTGACCGTGCTAAGCAAAAAGTAATTGACTTAGGAAAAATTGTAGCTAAGTATACAGGGGGGATGACGCTGCATATCGTTCCATTTACGGACATTCAATTAGATATCTATGATAAATGTCCTCACGATCAATTAACGATCATAATGAGACGAATAATGATGGATATCGCTGAACGTATAGCCAAAAAGCGTGGAGCAATTGGACTGATTACAGGCGAAAGCATTGGTCAGGTTGCAAGTCAAACGATCCAAAGTTTAACATGTACCAATGCAGCTGTGAAGGATTTGCCTGTATTTAGACCACTTATTGGTTTTGACAAACAAGATATTGTAGATATATCTGAAAAAATAGGAACATATGAAACATCGATCTTACCTTATGAGGATTGTTGTACCATTTTTGTAGCCAAGCATCCAGTAACAAAACCTAAATTACATGTCATTGAGCGCTCTGAACGTAAACTTGAGAACATGGAAGAAATGATTATAAAAGCTATTGAGGATACCGAGGTTATTCGCTTATAA
- a CDS encoding cysteine desulfurase family protein, with protein MSEIYFDNGATTKPSDGVIKAMVRTLTEDYGNPSSLHHKGMKAEDYIKEAAENISKALGVEHSTIYFTSGGTESNNLAIKGVAEAYKRRGKHIIATKMEHKSVASPITYLRENYDYEITYLSINETGQINIEELRDAIREDTVLVTIMHVNNEIGAIQNLNEIGLCIKEKNANTLFHVDAIQSFGKLKINPKKSMIDLLSLSGHKFHGPKGAGALYMDKKVRLVSLFHGGGHQRGMRSGTENVSGIAGLGQATVEAMNQIQENMEHMKAIKTYFYDQLIDQIEGAHLNGPSVKDGAPHILSIRFDDVRGEVLLHSLESDNIYVSTGSACSSNRPEEKSPTLAGIGLGRKEIDETIRFSFSKFNTKEEADKVIVTLKALIPRLRMFTRK; from the coding sequence ATGTCAGAGATATATTTTGATAACGGTGCTACAACAAAACCTTCGGATGGTGTCATTAAAGCTATGGTGAGAACTTTAACTGAAGATTATGGAAATCCATCTTCGTTACATCATAAAGGCATGAAAGCGGAAGACTATATAAAAGAAGCTGCAGAGAATATAAGTAAAGCTTTAGGTGTCGAACATAGTACTATCTATTTTACCTCTGGTGGAACAGAATCCAATAATCTAGCCATTAAAGGGGTAGCTGAAGCCTATAAGCGTCGTGGTAAGCACATTATTGCAACAAAAATGGAGCATAAGTCTGTTGCTAGTCCTATAACTTATCTTAGAGAAAATTATGATTATGAAATCACTTATTTAAGCATCAATGAGACAGGTCAGATTAATATAGAAGAGTTAAGAGACGCCATTAGAGAGGATACAGTGCTAGTTACTATCATGCATGTAAATAATGAAATTGGAGCTATTCAGAACCTAAATGAAATTGGATTATGTATAAAGGAAAAAAATGCTAATACTTTATTTCATGTAGATGCCATTCAAAGCTTTGGCAAGTTGAAGATTAACCCAAAGAAATCTATGATTGACTTACTTAGTTTAAGTGGTCATAAGTTTCACGGACCCAAGGGTGCTGGTGCGCTCTACATGGATAAAAAGGTACGTTTAGTATCCTTATTTCATGGTGGTGGACATCAAAGGGGGATGCGTTCGGGTACTGAGAATGTTTCAGGTATTGCTGGATTAGGGCAAGCTACAGTTGAAGCAATGAATCAGATTCAGGAAAATATGGAGCACATGAAGGCTATTAAGACTTATTTCTATGATCAATTGATAGATCAAATTGAAGGAGCTCATTTAAATGGCCCCTCAGTTAAGGATGGTGCGCCTCACATACTAAGTATTCGTTTTGATGATGTTAGAGGAGAAGTTCTTTTACATTCTCTAGAGAGTGACAATATTTATGTTTCAACTGGTTCAGCATGTTCATCTAATCGTCCTGAAGAAAAAAGTCCTACTTTAGCTGGTATTGGTTTAGGAAGAAAAGAGATTGATGAAACTATTCGTTTTAGTTTTTCAAAATTTAATACTAAGGAAGAAGCTGATAAAGTTATTGTCACTTTAAAAGCACTCATTCCAAGACTTAGAATGTTTACTCGAAAATAA
- a CDS encoding 16S rRNA (uracil(1498)-N(3))-methyltransferase produces MARFFINPDQVSQGSIEIIGDDVNHIKNVLRISVGDDLTLCDGTGKDYEGTIDIISNTSIKIAVRQIIDSVNEPQLKVTLYQGLPKKDKMELIIQKAVELGVHEIVPVMMERVIVQLKDKKKEQKKVDRWNKISEAAAKQSRRGIIPVIKSPVSYQEAIKLSQANQLNLMAYENEKNSLKSVLEAHRDVRHIGILIGPEGGLTEVEVKEAIEQGFRSISLGKRILRTETAGLALTSVIMYAFDEM; encoded by the coding sequence ATGGCGCGTTTTTTCATAAATCCTGATCAAGTAAGTCAGGGGAGTATTGAAATTATCGGTGATGATGTTAATCATATAAAAAATGTTCTACGAATATCTGTAGGAGACGATTTAACATTATGCGATGGTACTGGAAAAGATTATGAAGGTACAATAGACATAATCAGTAATACATCCATTAAAATTGCAGTTCGACAGATCATAGATTCTGTTAATGAACCTCAGTTAAAAGTAACCTTATATCAAGGATTGCCTAAAAAGGATAAGATGGAATTAATTATTCAAAAAGCTGTGGAACTAGGAGTACATGAGATTGTCCCTGTGATGATGGAGCGTGTCATCGTTCAATTAAAAGATAAAAAGAAGGAACAAAAGAAAGTAGATCGGTGGAACAAAATAAGTGAAGCTGCTGCTAAACAAAGCCGCCGTGGTATTATTCCAGTAATAAAATCACCAGTTAGTTATCAAGAGGCTATTAAGTTGAGTCAAGCAAATCAGCTTAATTTAATGGCTTATGAGAATGAAAAAAACAGTTTGAAGAGTGTACTAGAGGCACATAGAGATGTTCGACATATTGGCATATTGATTGGGCCGGAAGGCGGTCTGACTGAGGTCGAAGTAAAAGAAGCTATAGAGCAAGGTTTTCGTTCTATCTCTTTGGGCAAAAGAATTTTACGTACTGAGACTGCTGGGCTAGCATTAACATCTGTCATCATGTACGCTTTTGATGAAATGTAG
- the prmA gene encoding 50S ribosomal protein L11 methyltransferase: MNWNQIRITTVTEAVEAINYELMELGIKGVEIIDPKDILFSDKDQSAWDYVDDSLVQSDNPEEVIIKCYISEEEDMDNYLSEISKRLESVSAYLPIGKGTIEVKGVKEEQWANNWKKYYKPFRLGKHIVIKPTWETFDELKENDILIEIDPGMAFGTGTHETTSMCVELIENYKKETDRLLDIGCGSGILGICAAKLGVKDVVGVDIDPNAVRVAKDNVMHNNVSTYVSISEGNLLDVIEGEADIIVANIIADVIIGVADVIPQFLKTNGTFIASGIILDRMADVKEALAKVGLIPVEEKTKGEWAALVYTKKV; the protein is encoded by the coding sequence ATGAATTGGAACCAAATCAGAATCACAACTGTAACAGAAGCTGTGGAAGCCATCAACTATGAATTAATGGAGCTAGGGATTAAAGGAGTAGAGATTATTGATCCAAAAGATATTCTCTTTTCTGATAAAGATCAATCTGCTTGGGATTATGTAGATGATAGCCTTGTACAAAGTGATAATCCTGAAGAAGTTATTATTAAATGCTATATTTCAGAGGAAGAAGACATGGATAACTACCTATCAGAAATCTCAAAGCGACTTGAGTCAGTGTCTGCATATTTACCGATAGGAAAAGGAACGATTGAAGTAAAAGGCGTTAAAGAAGAGCAATGGGCCAATAATTGGAAGAAGTATTACAAACCTTTTAGACTTGGTAAGCACATTGTCATTAAGCCAACATGGGAGACCTTTGATGAGTTGAAGGAGAATGATATTCTTATTGAGATTGATCCAGGAATGGCCTTTGGTACAGGAACCCATGAAACAACATCTATGTGTGTGGAACTTATTGAGAATTATAAAAAAGAAACGGATCGATTATTAGATATTGGTTGTGGAAGTGGAATTCTAGGTATATGTGCAGCTAAACTAGGCGTAAAGGATGTGGTTGGTGTAGACATCGACCCTAATGCTGTTCGAGTTGCGAAGGATAATGTTATGCATAATAATGTTTCTACTTATGTATCAATTAGCGAAGGCAATTTACTTGATGTCATTGAAGGTGAAGCAGATATCATTGTTGCAAACATTATAGCTGATGTTATAATTGGTGTAGCTGATGTCATTCCACAGTTTCTTAAGACGAATGGAACATTTATAGCTTCAGGAATTATATTAGATAGAATGGCTGATGTAAAAGAAGCTTTAGCTAAAGTTGGCTTAATACCTGTAGAAGAGAAAACAAAGGGTGAATGGGCTGCTTTAGTCTATACAAAGAAAGTGTGA
- the dnaJ gene encoding molecular chaperone DnaJ: MEQKRDYYEVLDVDKNATEAELKKAYRKLAKQYHPDMNPDDEDAEHKFKEASEAYDVLSNADKRAKYDQFGHAAFSNGGAGGTYDFDMGDIFGDIFGDFFGMGGNRGRRNGPRRGGDVRTSVQIEFDEAAFGTSKVIEVMITEDCETCQGSGAKPGTKPDTCSRCHGTGQERIQQNTLFGAMTQVRTCSVCHGRGKIISDPCNTCHGSGKVKNKKKIEVDIPAGIDHGQSIRLQGKGEPGELGGPRGDLLITVYVKPHQLFERQGYDVHCTIPITFVQAALGAELEVPTLDGAVKYSIKEGTQTHTRFRLKGKGIPHLRNQNYRGDQYVTVKVEVPTKLNNEQVDYLKKFAEISGDEVHQQRKTFFDKVKDAFDDAIHG; encoded by the coding sequence GTGGAGCAAAAAAGAGATTATTATGAGGTATTAGATGTCGATAAGAATGCGACGGAAGCAGAGTTAAAAAAAGCTTATCGTAAGTTAGCAAAACAGTACCATCCAGATATGAATCCAGATGATGAAGATGCAGAGCATAAGTTTAAAGAAGCCTCTGAAGCTTATGATGTTTTAAGTAATGCTGATAAAAGAGCAAAATACGACCAATTTGGTCATGCTGCATTTAGTAATGGTGGAGCAGGTGGAACCTATGATTTTGACATGGGTGATATATTCGGTGATATTTTTGGTGATTTCTTTGGTATGGGCGGTAATCGAGGAAGAAGAAATGGACCGCGTCGTGGTGGAGACGTTCGAACATCAGTTCAAATAGAATTTGATGAAGCTGCTTTTGGCACTTCAAAAGTTATCGAAGTGATGATCACAGAGGATTGTGAAACCTGCCAAGGTTCAGGAGCTAAGCCAGGTACAAAGCCAGATACGTGTTCTCGTTGTCATGGTACTGGGCAAGAGCGAATCCAACAAAACACTTTATTTGGAGCTATGACTCAAGTAAGAACTTGTAGTGTCTGCCACGGTCGAGGAAAAATTATCAGTGATCCATGTAATACTTGTCATGGTTCAGGGAAAGTTAAGAATAAGAAAAAAATCGAAGTGGATATACCGGCAGGTATTGATCATGGTCAGAGTATACGCCTTCAAGGTAAAGGTGAACCTGGTGAACTAGGTGGTCCACGCGGAGATCTGCTTATAACAGTTTATGTGAAACCACATCAATTGTTTGAAAGACAAGGATATGACGTTCATTGCACGATTCCTATTACCTTTGTACAAGCAGCGTTAGGTGCAGAACTAGAAGTACCAACACTAGATGGAGCAGTGAAGTATTCTATTAAAGAAGGAACTCAGACCCATACACGTTTCAGATTAAAAGGTAAAGGTATCCCACATCTACGAAATCAAAACTATCGTGGGGATCAGTATGTAACAGTGAAGGTAGAAGTACCAACGAAGTTAAATAATGAACAAGTTGACTATTTGAAAAAATTTGCAGAGATCAGTGGCGATGAAGTTCATCAACAAAGGAAAACTTTTTTTGATAAAGTAAAAGATGCTTTTGATGATGCTATTCATGGCTAA